A single window of Methanosphaera sp. DNA harbors:
- a CDS encoding bifunctional fructose-bisphosphatase/inositol-phosphate phosphatase has translation MNDEQIEFWLNLSEEISYNVEDAINMASKDPDVASITKIGADGTPTHKIDEYAENAAIKTIEATGKSLILISEEIGTVKIGEDTPEVVLIMDPLDGTTNALKHIPCYGISIAIAENSRASIDDITMGDIQIGYVKNFANEDTYIAIKGRGAKKNNEEMKLSGISKLSEATVCNYVYREDANEVAKIISCSRRMRLMGAIAVEICYVADGTYDVFLDTKSVRLLDIAAAQLILKENGGIVSDTDTNELASSLKLMGKTSVVATTNQNIHNEVIELINN, from the coding sequence ATGAATGATGAGCAAATAGAGTTTTGGTTAAATTTATCTGAGGAAATTTCATACAATGTTGAAGATGCAATAAACATGGCATCAAAGGATCCTGATGTTGCATCAATTACAAAGATAGGAGCAGATGGAACACCAACACATAAAATCGATGAATATGCAGAAAATGCGGCGATAAAGACAATAGAAGCGACAGGAAAATCATTAATACTAATAAGTGAGGAAATTGGAACAGTAAAGATAGGAGAAGATACTCCTGAAGTTGTTCTTATAATGGATCCACTAGATGGTACAACAAATGCTCTTAAACACATTCCATGTTATGGTATTTCAATTGCAATAGCAGAAAATAGCAGAGCATCAATTGATGATATTACAATGGGAGATATACAGATAGGATATGTTAAAAACTTTGCAAATGAAGATACCTACATTGCAATAAAAGGACGTGGAGCTAAAAAGAACAATGAAGAAATGAAACTATCAGGTATTTCAAAGCTTTCTGAGGCAACAGTATGTAACTATGTATATCGTGAAGATGCAAATGAAGTTGCAAAGATAATTTCATGCTCAAGACGTATGCGTCTTATGGGAGCTATAGCTGTTGAAATATGTTATGTTGCAGATGGAACATATGATGTATTTCTTGATACAAAATCAGTAAGACTTCTTGATATTGCAGCAGCACAACTAATACTAAAAGAAAATGGTGGAATTGTATCTGACACCGACACTAATGAACTTGCAAGTAGTCTTAAATTAATGGGTAAAACATCAGTAGTTGCAACTACAAATCAAAATATTCACAATGAAGTAATTGAACTAATTAACAACTAA
- a CDS encoding NAD(+) kinase, producing MQIGIVSRTDREDAIELDCSIIKYLIENGINLEIDSSLIEKLPEYKQYEVPIEEMSSDIVLCVGGDGTVLNAQHILSPKKIPILSINKGTVGFLTEVDPEDIFECLEKLLNYDFFIEERLQLDVFYDDKWSTVLNELVIMTSQPAKMLDLRILVDDEIVDDVRADGLIISTPSGSTAYAMSAGGPIVDPRVDAAIIIPICPFKLNTRPKIVPADSLITVKFLKKGKEGVGVLDGVSTSRFEFLEEIKVKKSETPAYFVRFKQSFYNSVNSKLSTI from the coding sequence ATGCAAATAGGAATTGTATCACGTACAGATCGTGAAGATGCAATTGAACTTGACTGTAGTATTATTAAATACTTAATAGAAAATGGTATAAACTTGGAAATTGATTCGTCACTTATTGAAAAACTTCCAGAATATAAACAATATGAAGTACCAATTGAGGAAATGAGTAGTGATATTGTTTTATGTGTTGGTGGAGATGGAACAGTACTTAATGCACAACATATTCTTTCACCAAAAAAGATTCCAATTCTAAGTATTAACAAGGGTACTGTTGGATTTCTAACAGAGGTAGATCCAGAAGATATATTTGAATGTCTTGAAAAACTTCTAAATTATGACTTCTTTATTGAAGAACGATTACAACTTGATGTCTTCTATGATGATAAGTGGAGTACTGTACTTAATGAACTTGTTATCATGACAAGTCAACCTGCAAAGATGCTTGATCTTCGCATACTTGTAGATGATGAAATTGTAGATGATGTACGAGCTGATGGTCTTATCATATCAACACCTAGTGGATCTACAGCATATGCAATGTCTGCTGGTGGTCCTATTGTTGATCCACGTGTTGATGCTGCAATTATCATACCAATATGTCCATTTAAACTTAATACAAGACCAAAAATTGTACCAGCTGATAGTCTTATAACAGTCAAATTCCTTAAAAAAGGAAAAGAAGGAGTTGGAGTACTTGATGGTGTATCAACTAGTAGATTTGAATTTCTTGAAGAAATTAAAGTTAAAAAATCAGAAACACCAGCATACTTTGTTAGATTCAAACAAAGCTTCTATAACAGCGTAAATAGTAAATTAAGCACGATATAA
- the cfbE gene encoding coenzyme F430 synthase, which translates to MSKNILISDANHGGLVLLDEYAKTTKNNLFFYDTYNKLSSNEKTKLEDKYDVKFLDLKYIKDHINEFITINPVHMKDLFRCDFTHHEFCGYLIEKHKKMHNWNFKIIEVTGVKGKTTVVDITSKLLACDMNVLVLNSQALTYKTPDGDTILDETLSITPASILTALNIACENNLLGCIDCFIAEVSLGITGMCDVGVLTNIVENYPIGGGKLNACDAKKSVFNAETVVCDIDTYDKYYKDVSCDNLKLVGFNNSCCDIYTDSVKYDFNNSIINFTYDEMKYSMECFALSDFYVMNILFATLICQIIGKSIKSIINDIVSIKTLKGRGSYRQVDDKIVLEDINAGLNMTSIKQCVDNIKRYSDNFSLIIGGDYGITCEEIDEEKLLKYIKKLDIDEIVLTSSVGKSLYEKLENHEKFKYFKSLKEAFNYTKLQDKDFIQIIYRSKYSEDPYYM; encoded by the coding sequence ATGTCTAAAAATATCTTAATTAGTGATGCAAATCATGGGGGACTTGTTCTTCTTGATGAATATGCAAAAACTACAAAAAACAATCTTTTTTTCTATGATACATATAATAAACTTTCAAGTAATGAAAAAACCAAACTTGAAGATAAATATGATGTTAAATTTCTAGATCTTAAATATATAAAAGATCATATCAATGAATTTATCACTATAAATCCTGTTCATATGAAAGATCTCTTCAGGTGTGATTTTACTCATCATGAATTTTGTGGATATTTAATTGAAAAACATAAAAAGATGCATAATTGGAACTTTAAAATTATTGAAGTTACAGGTGTTAAAGGTAAAACAACAGTTGTTGATATTACATCAAAGCTTCTTGCATGTGATATGAATGTGTTGGTTTTAAATTCACAAGCACTCACATATAAAACACCAGATGGTGATACTATTCTTGATGAAACACTCAGCATTACACCTGCAAGCATCCTAACTGCACTAAATATAGCATGTGAAAATAACTTACTTGGATGTATTGATTGTTTTATAGCTGAAGTATCACTTGGAATTACTGGAATGTGTGATGTTGGAGTATTAACAAATATAGTTGAAAACTACCCAATTGGTGGTGGAAAATTAAATGCATGTGATGCTAAAAAAAGTGTTTTTAATGCAGAAACTGTTGTGTGTGATATTGACACATATGATAAATACTACAAAGATGTTAGTTGTGATAATTTAAAGCTTGTAGGCTTTAATAATTCATGTTGTGATATCTACACAGATTCTGTTAAATATGATTTTAACAATAGTATAATAAATTTCACATATGATGAGATGAAATATTCTATGGAATGCTTTGCACTTAGTGACTTTTATGTTATGAACATTCTTTTTGCAACACTTATATGTCAAATTATTGGAAAATCTATTAAATCAATAATTAATGATATAGTATCTATTAAAACATTAAAAGGTCGTGGATCATATCGCCAAGTTGATGATAAAATTGTACTTGAAGATATTAATGCAGGACTTAATATGACATCAATAAAACAGTGTGTTGACAACATAAAACGCTACAGTGACAATTTCTCACTTATTATTGGTGGAGATTATGGTATAACATGTGAAGAAATAGATGAAGAAAAGCTTCTAAAATATATTAAAAAATTAGACATAGATGAGATTGTTTTAACATCATCTGTTGGAAAATCACTGTATGAAAAACTTGAAAATCATGAAAAGTTCAAGTACTTTAAAAGTCTAAAAGAAGCATTTAATTACACTAAATTACAAGATAAGGATTTTATACAGATAATTTATAGAAGTAAGTATTCAGAGGATCCATATTATATGTAA
- the hemC gene encoding hydroxymethylbilane synthase produces the protein MIVGTRGSQLATTQTGTVVAALEEIIGEEIETKIIKTTGDKIKDTQLYNFDAKGIFTKELDIALINNDIDFAVHSFKDLPSELNDQLQITAIPQREAVNEVLISNYSWDELPDNATIGTSSLRREAFCKYHGKNIKTVPLRGNVETRIRKVLEDEVCDATIMAAAGINRLGLQENIKEIFDETYIVPPAGQGALAIMTNKDSEYNDVIAKLNHENTRIEALCEKTILETLGVGCQWPIGITSKVKGNNIDIHAKLLTPEGGLLSDIELTDKKDNAIDAAKEIGMKLKEESL, from the coding sequence ATGATTGTTGGTACACGTGGAAGTCAGCTTGCAACAACACAGACAGGAACAGTTGTAGCTGCACTTGAGGAGATCATTGGAGAAGAAATTGAAACTAAAATAATTAAAACAACAGGGGATAAAATTAAAGATACTCAACTTTATAATTTTGATGCAAAAGGTATCTTTACAAAAGAATTAGATATTGCATTAATAAATAATGATATTGACTTTGCAGTACATAGTTTCAAAGATCTTCCAAGTGAACTTAATGATCAACTTCAAATAACAGCAATACCACAAAGAGAAGCAGTAAATGAGGTGTTAATTTCAAATTATTCATGGGATGAACTACCAGATAATGCTACAATTGGAACAAGTAGTCTTAGACGTGAAGCTTTCTGTAAATATCATGGAAAAAATATTAAAACAGTACCATTAAGAGGAAATGTAGAAACACGTATTCGTAAAGTACTAGAAGATGAAGTATGTGATGCTACAATAATGGCAGCAGCTGGAATTAACAGACTTGGATTGCAGGAAAATATTAAGGAAATCTTTGATGAAACATACATAGTTCCACCAGCAGGACAAGGTGCACTTGCTATAATGACAAACAAGGATTCAGAATATAATGATGTTATAGCAAAACTTAACCATGAAAATACAAGAATTGAAGCATTATGTGAAAAAACAATTCTTGAAACATTAGGTGTTGGATGTCAATGGCCTATTGGAATTACATCAAAAGTTAAAGGTAACAATATTGATATACATGCAAAACTACTAACACCAGAAGGTGGACTTTTATCTGACATAGAACTTACAGATAAAAAAGATAATGCAATAGATGCTGCAAAAGAAATAGGAATGAAACTAAAAGAGGAGTCTTTATGA
- a CDS encoding Gfo/Idh/MocA family oxidoreductase, whose translation MKQTNVGVIGVGSMGYNHVRIYSELENANLIAISDMVRGTLDKVSKEFDTVGYVDYDNILQIDDIEVVNICVPTVFHYNVVMDAIEAGKNVLVEKPIALKLPEAQKMIEAAEDAGVTLATGHVERFNPAVRVTKKLIDDGEIGEVVTASSKRLGPFPPRIRDVGVAIDLAIHDVDIFNYLFESQAETVYANMSSKLENCEFEDHAEIMTKYENGALSILETNWLTPYKKRQLNITGVDGIISVDYGNQTVKLFKENNQVEDIKVNNKEPLKEELRSFINSVQNKTEPEVSGKDGFKALKIVNAAMQSSKEQRLVYLK comes from the coding sequence ATGAAACAGACAAATGTAGGTGTTATTGGAGTAGGATCAATGGGATATAACCACGTGAGAATCTACTCAGAACTTGAAAATGCAAACTTAATTGCAATATCAGATATGGTACGTGGAACACTTGATAAAGTATCAAAAGAATTTGATACAGTAGGATATGTTGACTATGACAATATTCTTCAAATTGATGATATAGAAGTTGTAAATATCTGTGTACCAACAGTATTCCACTACAACGTTGTTATGGATGCTATTGAAGCAGGAAAAAATGTACTTGTTGAAAAACCAATAGCTCTTAAATTACCAGAAGCTCAAAAAATGATTGAAGCAGCAGAAGATGCTGGTGTAACACTTGCAACAGGACATGTAGAACGTTTCAACCCTGCTGTACGTGTTACAAAAAAATTAATTGATGATGGAGAAATTGGTGAAGTTGTAACAGCAAGTTCTAAAAGACTCGGTCCATTCCCTCCAAGAATAAGAGATGTTGGAGTTGCAATAGATCTTGCAATACATGATGTTGACATATTCAACTACCTCTTTGAAAGTCAAGCAGAAACAGTATATGCTAATATGAGTAGTAAACTTGAAAACTGTGAATTTGAAGATCATGCAGAAATCATGACAAAATATGAAAATGGTGCACTTAGTATTCTTGAAACAAACTGGCTTACACCATATAAGAAAAGACAACTTAATATCACAGGTGTAGATGGTATTATAAGTGTTGACTATGGAAATCAGACAGTTAAATTATTTAAGGAAAACAATCAAGTTGAAGATATTAAGGTAAATAATAAAGAACCTCTAAAAGAAGAACTTAGATCTTTCATTAACTCTGTTCAAAATAAAACAGAACCTGAAGTATCAGGAAAAGATGGATTTAAAGCACTTAAAATTGTTAATGCTGCTATGCAATCTTCAAAAGAACAAAGATTAGTATATCTTAAATAG
- a CDS encoding orotate phosphoribosyltransferase-like protein produces the protein MNTKLIEKATELRNKGLTTGEIADELNISKDTTNWLVMQMTPVSKQKQKQKQKPDDFAINWKSIGASSSRMRDISSALADMALEEGVPDTIVGITVSGVPFATIMADILDAELSVFHPIKHMKNESAQGSISNNFANLKGKSVFIVDDVITSGSTIKDTIDVCKSLGATPLAVSVLVDKKGIKEIDDVPVKSLIKINKVG, from the coding sequence ATGAACACCAAGTTAATTGAAAAAGCTACAGAACTTAGAAATAAAGGTCTTACTACTGGAGAAATAGCTGATGAATTAAACATATCAAAAGATACAACAAACTGGCTTGTTATGCAGATGACTCCTGTAAGTAAACAGAAACAAAAACAGAAACAAAAACCAGATGACTTTGCAATAAATTGGAAAAGTATTGGAGCAAGTTCAAGTCGTATGCGTGACATCTCATCAGCACTTGCAGATATGGCACTAGAAGAAGGTGTTCCTGATACTATTGTTGGAATAACAGTAAGTGGAGTTCCATTTGCAACAATAATGGCAGATATTCTAGATGCTGAATTATCAGTATTCCACCCAATTAAACATATGAAAAATGAATCTGCACAAGGATCAATAAGTAACAACTTTGCAAATCTTAAAGGTAAATCAGTATTTATTGTTGATGATGTAATTACAAGTGGATCAACAATTAAAGATACAATAGATGTATGTAAATCACTTGGTGCAACACCTCTTGCTGTAAGTGTACTTGTTGATAAAAAAGGTATAAAAGAAATCGATGATGTACCTGTTAAATCATTAATCAAAATCAATAAAGTAGGTTAA
- the eif1A gene encoding translation initiation factor eIF-1A → MNKNHKKNNNNNQNPGENIRVRSPRKGEIPGVVEQILGHGKLKVRCNDKNIRLCRIPGKMKKRIWIREGDVVLVKPWDFQSDEKADIIWRYTRTEANYLERRGFLKI, encoded by the coding sequence TTGAATAAAAATCATAAAAAAAACAATAACAACAACCAAAATCCTGGAGAAAACATCCGTGTAAGATCACCAAGAAAAGGAGAAATTCCTGGTGTTGTAGAACAGATTCTTGGACATGGAAAACTAAAAGTTAGATGTAACGATAAAAACATAAGATTATGCAGAATTCCAGGAAAAATGAAAAAAAGAATTTGGATCCGTGAAGGAGACGTTGTTCTTGTAAAACCATGGGATTTCCAAAGTGATGAAAAAGCAGATATCATCTGGAGATACACAAGAACAGAAGCAAATTACCTTGAAAGAAGAGGATTCTTAAAAATATAA
- a CDS encoding serine protein kinase RIO translates to MNRHFHDADNQMRKLEETKRLKSSEDKQVSSEVFDDRTLKVLYKLAKQGYINTLNGVISTGKEANVFYGYDDDELPVAVKIYRVMTLDFKKIKKYIAGDPRFKTHGNKTRQIINTWTQKEFKNLGRLYNLGLKVPQPYTSNENVLIMQYLDYSDDDHTAAPPLNKIKLENPSVVFDEIIDFIDVCYNEADLVHGDLSRYNILYSHNHPYIIDLSQATLTSNPSSRMLLERDVKNICYDASRYKIKLDFDEIMNRILKR, encoded by the coding sequence TTGAATCGACATTTTCATGATGCTGACAATCAAATGAGAAAACTTGAGGAAACTAAAAGACTTAAAAGTAGTGAAGATAAACAGGTCTCAAGTGAAGTATTTGATGATAGAACACTAAAAGTTTTATATAAACTTGCAAAACAGGGATATATTAACACACTAAACGGTGTAATTAGTACAGGAAAGGAAGCTAATGTATTTTATGGATATGATGATGATGAACTTCCTGTTGCAGTTAAAATATATCGTGTTATGACACTTGATTTTAAAAAGATTAAAAAATATATTGCAGGTGATCCAAGATTTAAAACTCATGGAAATAAGACACGTCAGATCATAAATACCTGGACTCAGAAGGAATTTAAAAATCTTGGACGTCTATATAATCTTGGACTTAAAGTTCCACAGCCTTATACATCAAATGAAAACGTACTTATTATGCAGTATCTTGACTATTCAGATGATGATCATACAGCAGCACCACCTCTTAATAAAATTAAGCTTGAAAATCCAAGTGTTGTATTTGATGAAATTATAGATTTTATTGATGTATGCTATAATGAAGCAGACCTTGTACATGGAGATTTATCACGTTATAATATATTATATTCACACAATCATCCATATATTATTGACTTATCACAGGCTACTCTTACAAGTAATCCTTCAAGTCGGATGCTTCTTGAACGTGATGTTAAAAATATCTGTTATGATGCAAGTCGTTATAAAATTAAGTTAGACTTTGATGAAATTATGAATAGAATTCTTAAAAGATAG
- the top6B gene encoding DNA topoisomerase VI subunit B has translation MNAERNSTELFEEFKELTPSEFFRRNKQMLGFSGKIRSLTIVFHELITNSLDACEEAGILPEITIELKRLGKDHYLLKHADNGPGIPEEFITKVYCQMFAGSKFRNVQSRGQQGLGCSGCVLLSQMTTGQPVKIRSRYKDGDQLKGVQMTVKLDVKKNTGIILDRKEFETDRTGSGIEIEFKDVSYSMSEQGAYEYIRRTVIGNPHARIVFKDPTGRKYTFERATDKIPPLPKEVLPHPKGVTADDIIYLCKSTNKKRFKNLLMDSLSRVSLKKIKEIEENTGIDMNKRPKSITWKEAELVIDQFDKMKFMAPPTNGLKPIGDEQIEKGINEILLPEFSTALTRKPQAYRGGVSFIVEVGLAYGGKAGRKVGNQRKAEIMRFANRVPLTFDQGSCAITEALKSIDWRRYGIGDLDNAPISVFVNIISTNVPYLSTGKQSVAPEEEIVREIRQAAMKVARKLEKYIRAKRAAKNEEMRAKVFEDLVPVVLKQCALLAEKEIPQYDKVMDEVTHKAKIMDMKNRLKQPEVEPREVKTEEPKLRMTTEDSDDFMGEDF, from the coding sequence ATGAATGCAGAAAGAAACAGTACCGAATTATTCGAAGAATTTAAGGAATTAACACCATCAGAATTTTTTAGACGTAACAAGCAAATGTTAGGATTTTCAGGAAAAATCAGATCACTAACAATTGTATTTCACGAACTTATAACAAACAGTCTAGATGCATGTGAAGAAGCAGGAATACTACCAGAAATCACAATAGAACTCAAAAGACTAGGTAAAGATCACTACCTACTAAAACATGCAGATAATGGACCTGGAATTCCAGAAGAATTCATAACAAAAGTATACTGTCAAATGTTTGCAGGAAGTAAATTTAGAAACGTACAATCACGTGGACAACAAGGGCTTGGATGTAGTGGATGTGTACTTCTCTCACAGATGACAACAGGACAACCTGTAAAAATCAGATCCAGATACAAAGATGGAGATCAACTAAAAGGAGTACAAATGACAGTAAAACTTGACGTTAAAAAGAATACTGGAATTATACTTGACAGAAAAGAATTTGAAACAGACAGAACAGGTTCAGGAATAGAAATAGAATTCAAAGATGTATCCTACTCAATGAGTGAACAAGGAGCATATGAATACATCAGACGTACAGTTATAGGAAACCCACACGCAAGAATTGTATTTAAAGATCCAACAGGAAGAAAATACACCTTTGAAAGAGCAACAGATAAAATACCACCACTACCAAAAGAAGTACTACCACACCCAAAAGGTGTAACAGCAGACGATATAATCTACCTCTGTAAAAGTACAAACAAAAAACGATTCAAAAACCTCCTAATGGACTCACTTTCCCGTGTATCACTTAAAAAAATCAAGGAAATTGAGGAAAATACTGGAATTGACATGAATAAACGTCCAAAAAGTATCACCTGGAAAGAAGCAGAACTTGTAATTGACCAGTTTGATAAGATGAAATTCATGGCTCCACCAACAAATGGACTTAAACCAATAGGTGATGAACAAATAGAAAAAGGTATAAATGAAATACTACTACCTGAATTTTCAACAGCACTCACACGTAAACCACAAGCATACCGTGGAGGAGTATCATTTATTGTAGAAGTAGGACTTGCATACGGTGGAAAAGCAGGACGTAAAGTAGGAAATCAGAGAAAAGCAGAAATAATGAGATTTGCAAACAGAGTACCACTAACATTTGACCAGGGAAGCTGTGCAATAACAGAAGCACTTAAAAGTATAGACTGGAGACGTTATGGTATTGGAGATCTAGATAATGCACCAATATCTGTATTTGTAAACATTATCTCAACAAATGTTCCATACCTATCAACTGGAAAACAAAGTGTTGCACCAGAAGAAGAAATTGTACGTGAAATAAGACAAGCTGCAATGAAAGTAGCAAGAAAACTTGAAAAATACATAAGAGCAAAAAGAGCAGCTAAAAATGAGGAAATGAGAGCTAAAGTATTTGAAGACCTTGTACCTGTTGTACTTAAACAATGTGCTCTACTTGCAGAAAAAGAAATTCCACAATATGATAAGGTAATGGATGAAGTAACACACAAAGCTAAAATAATGGACATGAAAAATCGTCTTAAACAACCAGAAGTTGAACCAAGAGAAGTAAAAACTGAAGAACCAAAACTAAGAATGACAACAGAAGATAGTGACGATTTCATGGGAGAAGACTTCTAA
- a CDS encoding DNA topoisomerase IV subunit A has translation MKHKELALEKLRGMGNEVLDTVLKEEVPSIKIPSRGTGNIIYNQDKRYFELGDRTGTRSLGNVKQIKKMAQMMCVGNFCKDLVNIQKTATMREMYYVSEGWDVGFDNQQESNNITEDIEVTLGVSRENLGLLPEEDGASVYGDITLRDDDVEFNAKKLGKSGYTIPPTIDDVEFVDSNVDRIIAVETMGMYHRMVQEKAYDRFNTLIVGLKGQAARATRRFIRRASDELQVPVYICNDGDPWGFHIAMVIISGSAKLAHVNHDLATPDAKFLGVTASDIINYDLPTDDLKPVDVSRLKEIAADPRYKSDFWQTEIKKMLKLGKKAEQQSFSKYGLEYIVDTYFPNKISALEGESIE, from the coding sequence ATGAAACATAAAGAATTAGCATTAGAAAAACTACGTGGTATGGGAAATGAAGTACTTGACACTGTACTTAAAGAAGAAGTTCCAAGTATAAAAATACCATCAAGAGGAACAGGAAATATCATCTACAACCAAGATAAAAGATACTTTGAACTTGGAGATAGAACAGGAACAAGATCACTTGGTAATGTAAAACAGATCAAGAAAATGGCACAGATGATGTGTGTTGGAAACTTCTGTAAAGATCTTGTAAATATCCAGAAAACTGCAACCATGAGGGAGATGTACTATGTATCTGAAGGATGGGATGTAGGATTTGACAACCAGCAGGAATCAAACAATATTACAGAAGATATAGAAGTAACACTTGGAGTTTCACGTGAAAACCTCGGACTTCTCCCTGAAGAAGATGGAGCATCAGTATATGGTGATATTACACTACGTGATGATGATGTAGAATTTAATGCAAAAAAACTTGGAAAATCAGGTTACACTATACCTCCTACAATTGATGATGTAGAATTTGTAGATTCAAATGTAGATCGTATTATTGCAGTTGAAACTATGGGAATGTACCATCGTATGGTTCAAGAAAAAGCATATGATAGATTTAACACACTTATTGTAGGTCTTAAAGGACAAGCAGCACGTGCAACACGTAGATTTATTCGTCGTGCAAGTGATGAATTACAAGTTCCTGTATACATCTGTAACGACGGTGACCCATGGGGATTCCACATTGCTATGGTTATTATATCAGGTAGTGCAAAACTTGCACACGTAAATCATGACCTTGCAACACCTGATGCAAAATTCCTTGGTGTAACAGCATCAGATATTATTAACTATGATCTTCCAACAGATGATCTTAAACCTGTTGATGTAAGTCGTCTTAAAGAAATTGCAGCAGATCCAAGATATAAAAGCGATTTCTGGCAGACTGAAATTAAGAAAATGCTTAAATTAGGTAAAAAAGCAGAACAACAGTCATTTTCTAAGTATGGTCTTGAATACATTGTAGATACATACTTCCCAAATAAGATCAGTGCACTTGAAGGAGAATCAATAGAATAG
- a CDS encoding DUF5518 domain-containing protein, whose protein sequence is MDFNNITKGKCVPLGIIMIVIFYLVGGTTSTIYPFILLTTMMAGYIKGNNTVSESAVTGLIISVIGTLITVIINVALIYVSYGGQYASYMIAQTLPFTLLIGLIVGAVGGVLGYYIRGEMKLE, encoded by the coding sequence TTGGATTTTAACAATATTACAAAAGGTAAATGTGTACCTTTAGGTATTATAATGATAGTCATATTCTATCTAGTGGGTGGAACAACATCAACAATATATCCATTCATACTTCTTACAACAATGATGGCAGGATATATTAAAGGTAACAATACTGTAAGTGAATCTGCAGTGACAGGTTTAATAATTTCAGTAATTGGTACACTTATCACTGTTATAATCAATGTTGCATTAATCTATGTATCCTATGGAGGACAATATGCATCATACATGATTGCACAAACACTACCATTTACACTACTAATAGGACTAATTGTAGGTGCAGTAGGTGGAGTTCTCGGATACTACATTAGAGGAGAAATGAAACTAGAATAG